One genomic window of Cricetulus griseus strain 17A/GY chromosome 3, alternate assembly CriGri-PICRH-1.0, whole genome shotgun sequence includes the following:
- the Fam122a gene encoding protein FAM122A isoform X2 encodes MAQEKMELDLELPAGTGASPAEGGGPGGGGLRRSNSAPLIHGLSDSSPVFQAEAPSARRNSTTFPSRHGLLLPASPVRMHSSRLHQIKQEEGMDLINRETVHEREVQTAMQISHSWEESFSLSDNDVEKSASPKRIDFIPVSPAPSPTRGIGKQCFSPSLQSFVSSNGLPPSPIPSPTTRFTTRRSQSPINCIRPSVLGPLKRKCEMETDYQPKRFFQGITNMLSSDVAQLSDPGVCVSSDTLDGNSSSAGSSCNSPAKVSTTTDSPVSPAQAAPPLYSSR; translated from the coding sequence ATGGCTCAGGAGAAGATGGAGCTGGACCTGGAGCTGCCCGCGGGCACGGGCGCGAGCCCGGCGGAGGGCGGTGGCCCGGGCGGTGGGGGCCTGCGGAGGTCTAACAGCGCCCCCCTGATCCACGGCCTCAGCGACTCCTCGCCGGTTTTCCAGGCCGAGGCGCCCAGCGCCAGGCGGAACAGCACGACGTTCCCGAGCCGCCACGGCCTGCTGCTCCCGGCCTCGCCGGTCCGCATGCACAGCAGCCGCTTGCACCAGATCAAACAGGAGGAGGGCATGGACCTGATCAACCGGGAGACGGTCCACGAGCGCGAGGTGCAGACCGCAATGCAGATAAGCCACTCCTGGGAGGAAAGTTTCAGCCTGAGTGACAACGACGTGGAGAAATCCGCCTCCCCAAAGCGCATCGATTTCATTCCGGTGTCTCCAGCACCGTCACCCACCCGGGGAATTGGGAAGCAGTGTTTTTCACCGTCCTTGCAAAGTTTTGTGAGTAGCAACGGATTGCCTCCAAGCCCTATTCCCAGCCCAACCACCCGGTTTACTACCCGGAGAAGCCAGAGTCCCATCAACTGCATCAGACCAAGTGTTCTTGGaccattgaaaagaaaatgtgaaatggaAACTGATTATCAGCCAAAGAGATTTTTCCAGGGCATCACCAACATGCTGTCTTCTGACGTTGCACAGCTGTCAGACCCCGGTGTGTGTGTATCCTCCGATACCCTGGATGGAAACAGCAGCAGTGCCGGATCTTCCTGTAACTCACCAGCGAAAGTCAGCACTACCACCGACTCTCCTGTGTCGCCTGCCCAAGCAGCCCCCCCCCTTTATTCCAGTAGATGA